The DNA sequence CGTGGCCGGGCCGGACGTCCTAGCGGTAGCCGACGGTATGGGCGGACATGCGGCCGGTGAAGTCGCCAGTCAGGCGGCGGTGAGTCAGTTCGCGCGGGCTGCGGGCCTCGACCGTGGCAACGGCGCGTCGGCGCTGGAGTCATTGGGCTCGCTCTTCGCGCTTGCGAACGATCGCATCAAACAACTGGTCACCGACGCCCCCGAACGCGAGGGCATGGGCACCACCGCCACCGTCATGTTGATGCCTGCGGGTCCGGATCCGGCTGGTCAGCTAGCACTCGGCCACATCGGGGATTCTCGTGCGTACCTGGCGCGCGGGGCCGCACTGACTCAGCTCACCCGCGATCACACGTTTGTGCAAGCCCTCGTGGACGACGAGCAGATCAGTCCGGCCGAGGCCCGGATCCACCCGGCCCGGTCGGTGGTCACGAAGGTCCTGCAGGGCCAAGACGGCGCCGAGCCCGATCTGACGCTGGTGGACGTCCAGCCCGGCGACCGGCTGCTGATCTGCAGCGACGGCCTCACCGACGTGGCCACCGACGACGCGATCGCCGAAGTGCTCGCCACTACCAGCTCGCTGGACGAGGCCGCGGACCGGCTGATCCAGCTGGCGCTCGTCGGCGGCGGCCCGGACAACATCACCATCGTGCTCGCCGACGTCGCCGAAGGCGATCAGCCCGACGAGGACGCCCCCACCTACTTCGTCGGCGCCGCCGCCTGAATGATCATGTTTGGTGGGTTTTCCCGGCCGTCACCATGTCTTCAGACCTGTTGACGCACGCGAAGTCCTGGTAAGGCGCGCATTCCAGCCCCCGAGCCTCCTTCGGCAAAAGTGCACGAAAGCGACGCGAGCCGTTCACCCCTGACGTCTTGACGGGCATGGACCTCTCCGCGAGGCTGAACGGCCAGCGGACCCACCCGACATTCCTGGCAGGGGGAATCGATGACACGGCCTAACGCCGGCTACCGCGTCGGACTCGTCGTGGCGGCCACCGTCGCCGGACTGCTGTCCAGCACCATGATCGGCTCCACTCACGAGGTGGCCGCGGACTCCCACGCGACGGCGGGTACCGCCGCCGGTCCGGCACCGGACCACCCGTCCGGCGTAGTGATCACCGCTCTGCGGACCCGCGGGCCCGGTGGGGCCTTCGACGAGTTCGTCGAGATCCGAAACACCGGCGCCGACCCAGCCGACATCTCCGGTTGGGCACTGCAGGGTTGCGCGGCCGGCAGCGGCAACCCGAGCACTCGGGTGGAAGTGCCCGCGTCCACCGAACCCCTGTCGCCCGGCGGGTATTTCCTTTTCGTCAACCCCTCCCAGGATCAGTACAGCGGCGGCACCGACCCGGATCTGACGTTCAGCACGGGCATCGCCGACGGCGGCGCCAGTGGTATCCGGATCGTGGATGCCGATGGCGATGTGGTCAGCGGCATCGGCACCACTGACGACGCATCGCAGTGCGCCGAGGGCGGAGGCTGGGCCACGTCCTTCCCCACGTCGGCCCCCTTCGACCTCCTGCGGACCGGCGACCGGGATGACGCCACCCAGGTGACCGGTGTCAACGCGGACGATTTCGAGAACACCTCCGTCATCCCGCGCAACTCGGCGTTCGACCCCGACGAGCCGCCCCCGCCGACCGAGCTCACCCTCGAGTGCGCCGCGCCGTTCACCGTCACCGAAGGTTTCGCCGCCGACGACGGCCCGTACGTTGACGGCAAGGCGATCATGGCAATAGCCAGCGGCGGCAGCGGTGCGCTGGAATTCTCCGTGGCCGATGTCTCTCCCGATCCAGGACCGGGCAACGCTGTGGTCGCGGCGGTGGATGGCGACACAGCCGAGGTCCGGTTCACCGACGACGTTCCCGGCCTGGACCCGGCTGAGACCGACGGCCTCTACACCGTCACGATCGAAGCCGCCGACGACGCCGGTGAGTCCGCCACCTGCGCCGCCGACGTGCGCGTCGTGCCCGTCCTCGACGTCGGCCAGCTGCGCGGAGCGGTCGCCGACGATGCCAACGGCCGCCAGCACATCTCCCCGTACGCGCTGGGCCAGCCGATATTCCAGCCCGGCGATCCGATCGCGGTGCGAGGTGTGGTGACGCAGCGCACCATGGAGGAGAACGCGGACGGCGACTTCGATTTCGAGGGTTTCTTCATCCAGAGCCTGGATGCCGACCCCGGTGAGATCGACGGGTTCGAGGCAGGCGATCCGGTCTTCACCGATGGCGACCCGCAAACCTCCGACGGATTGTGGGTTTCCACCGGCACGTTCTCCACCGTCCGCCCCGACTTCGCTACCTCGGTGCCGGTCGGCGAGCAGTACTACGCCCAACCCGGCGACATCGTCACACTCCGTGGTCCCGTCGTGGAGGACTTTCAGCAAACAGTGCTGCAGAACCCGTTCGTCGTCGACGTCGCCACCCCCGCGGACACCGGCGCTGATCTCGGCACCCACATCGAGGTAACCGAAGTTGATCCTCCCGACGACGTCCAGGAGGCGTCGGTCTACTGGGAGCGGCTGGCCGGTATGCAGGTGGAGGTGCCCGCCGACAGTGTCGTCGTCAGCGGCAACGACGTCTTCGCCCCCTCGACCAGCGAGTTCTGGGTGATCCGCGGCGACCACCCGGTGGCCCAGCGGGAGAACCCCGACGCGCGCCGCGTCTACCGTGACTACCACCCGCTGGCGCACGGCGGACCATTCGATCTGACCGAGGGACCGGGCGACCAGAACGGCTACCGGATCATCCTGGGTTCGTTCGGCGTGAAAGCCGCCGAGGCAGATGCGACGACGATGATCACCCCGGCACGCAGCGGCGACAGCCTGCTGGACGCCGCCCGCGGCGGCCTGTACTTCAGCTTCGACAAGTACCAGGTGATGGTCGACGACCAGCCGGATCTCGAGCGCGGACCCGACCCGTCGGCATCCAGCCTGGCGGCCGTCGAAGGGTTCGATCCGGCTGACGAGTATTCCGTGATGGTCTACAACGTCGAAAATCTCTACGACTTCCGGTCGGACCCGTTCAGCGGCTGCGATCTCGACCCCGACGTCGTGCCCGAGGGGCAGCAGCCCACCAGCACGTGCACCGCCGATGAGCCCGGCGGCTCGACGGTCTCAGCGCCGTTCACCTATGCCCCACGCAGCCAGGAGGCCTACGACGCGCATCGCATCGCGATCGCCGAGCAGATTCTTCTCGCGCTCGACGCTCCGGACATCATCACCATCCAAGAGGCCGAGAAGCAGGATGCCTGTGTCCCGGTGTACGACGACGCCTCGCCGGGCGACTCCTACCTGGACTGCGACCTCTCCGCTCCGGCGCCCGGCGAGGACATGACCAGCACCGATCGTGGCTCAGGTGCGCCTGACACGGTCGAGGAACTCGCGCTCGAGATCTTCGCGCGGTCTGACGGGGAGGTCCGCTACGAGGCGTCCGGCGACGTCGTGAACGGCCGCGACGTCCGGGGAATCACCCAGGGCTTCCTGCACCGCACCGACCGTGTCGAGCTGGTTCCGGAGGACGAACTGCTGGACGATCCAGTGCTGGGCGACGGCGACGCCGTCGACATCCCTTACCCGGAGCACGACGAGCGCACCGAGCTCGCACC is a window from the Phytoactinopolyspora mesophila genome containing:
- a CDS encoding PP2C family protein-serine/threonine phosphatase gives rise to the protein MHLRYMARSDVGLGRDGNEDSGVAGPDVLAVADGMGGHAAGEVASQAAVSQFARAAGLDRGNGASALESLGSLFALANDRIKQLVTDAPEREGMGTTATVMLMPAGPDPAGQLALGHIGDSRAYLARGAALTQLTRDHTFVQALVDDEQISPAEARIHPARSVVTKVLQGQDGAEPDLTLVDVQPGDRLLICSDGLTDVATDDAIAEVLATTSSLDEAADRLIQLALVGGGPDNITIVLADVAEGDQPDEDAPTYFVGAAA
- a CDS encoding lamin tail domain-containing protein, which codes for MTRPNAGYRVGLVVAATVAGLLSSTMIGSTHEVAADSHATAGTAAGPAPDHPSGVVITALRTRGPGGAFDEFVEIRNTGADPADISGWALQGCAAGSGNPSTRVEVPASTEPLSPGGYFLFVNPSQDQYSGGTDPDLTFSTGIADGGASGIRIVDADGDVVSGIGTTDDASQCAEGGGWATSFPTSAPFDLLRTGDRDDATQVTGVNADDFENTSVIPRNSAFDPDEPPPPTELTLECAAPFTVTEGFAADDGPYVDGKAIMAIASGGSGALEFSVADVSPDPGPGNAVVAAVDGDTAEVRFTDDVPGLDPAETDGLYTVTIEAADDAGESATCAADVRVVPVLDVGQLRGAVADDANGRQHISPYALGQPIFQPGDPIAVRGVVTQRTMEENADGDFDFEGFFIQSLDADPGEIDGFEAGDPVFTDGDPQTSDGLWVSTGTFSTVRPDFATSVPVGEQYYAQPGDIVTLRGPVVEDFQQTVLQNPFVVDVATPADTGADLGTHIEVTEVDPPDDVQEASVYWERLAGMQVEVPADSVVVSGNDVFAPSTSEFWVIRGDHPVAQRENPDARRVYRDYHPLAHGGPFDLTEGPGDQNGYRIILGSFGVKAAEADATTMITPARSGDSLLDAARGGLYFSFDKYQVMVDDQPDLERGPDPSASSLAAVEGFDPADEYSVMVYNVENLYDFRSDPFSGCDLDPDVVPEGQQPTSTCTADEPGGSTVSAPFTYAPRSQEAYDAHRIAIAEQILLALDAPDIITIQEAEKQDACVPVYDDASPGDSYLDCDLSAPAPGEDMTSTDRGSGAPDTVEELALEIFARSDGEVRYEASGDVVNGRDVRGITQGFLHRTDRVELVPEDELLDDPVLGDGDAVDIPYPEHDERTELAPWVKETANPKAVNAILADGVPVQDGGRFPESGYVFTRPVQVAKFRIYPDGVGSADHVERYVTSNHMSAVPDSRVEQRAEQARLNAAVGDAVVSAGGQVLVTGDFNVFPRPDDPYPAFKTDPERAPTDQLAAMYERGFTNLHDVIIDEAPENTYSFIFRGVSQILDHVFVDDATLDELVTARFIHVNIDYPAEVPGFEPGRGASDHDPLYARFRFEAVEEPACTETLTGTHLGPLTVSEGVTCLEGAAVRGPIEVSAGSALIAVESRITGALQADGARTVVLCGTSVTGPTKLANGSAVTLGDPAADCAGNTFVGPVEVTGTAGTSVIAGNRIVGPLNCSSNDPEPVDHGAPNTVFGPSGGQCRELTH